In Aspergillus fumigatus Af293 chromosome 6, whole genome shotgun sequence, the genomic window TACTATCATGCTTCACCATTGATACTATCAGGTAAATCCCTGCAGactaggtacctacctacttTCTTGTACTACGGAATGTCACATTGTATTTAGGTTCGTCAGTCTTTGGTATGTTACATAACGGTTATAACCCGGCTCGACCTGACAATTACATTGAGGTAAACATATGTATTTGAAGCTCTGTTTACAATTTGATTTCTGTCCCCAGGTTCCCTGGAAGTCACCGTTAATAATGTATACCAATTCAAGAACCTTTCATAAGCGCCACGGATTATGTTTTGCGACTCGACAGTTGTTCGTGTGGCGACAACAGTAGCCGGAGTTGGTTGGCATTGCTGCGGCGGAGACGCCCCTGATACCGTTTGTACCTGGCCAGGGGATGTGATGCCGCACATCTGTATTTTTCTACCCAATTTACCTCCCTAATACCGACTGGTACAGAGGACATAAACCCTTCGTTGATCTTGAAGCGTCTCTAGAAATGGCTTCAGCTAGATCTCAAATTCCTTAATGATGGTCGGACGGTAGAGCGCTAAACAAGACCGACCGAGTGGTTCACAGAATCCTGATCTGAGTACAGAATAGACAACGGATTGGCAGAGAAAAGAGGATTGAGTATGGCACTATCAACGGCGCAGCAGGATCTGCCACGTCCCACTGGCCCACTATATGATGCCATAATAACTTCCTTTCTGTCCATCTCTCTTTCCTTGTGGGCCACTCGAGTCTATCAAACCTTGTTGGCATGAAACGCGGAGTTAGATTCATATCGGCATCTTATTGGATGATGGTTACCTGCGCAAGCCAGGGCAGGCACTGGTCATGCATGGTGTCTTTGTGATTGTCAGCGCATCTGTTATTCATGTTCCACAAGAACCAGACTCGATCTATCCAGCGGTTTGTGATTAAGCTTACTGTAGATTTAGAGAAGAACAATTGGAAAGTAATCGGATGCACGTTATGTCAATTACAGTGATGCAAAGCGCCAGTCAAATGACAGGATCTTGTTTACGTCGAGTGCACGAAAGTTAGTGTCACAGATCCGAGACACAAATCACAGTTCGTCCTCAGCTATGTCTTCTGCTTCGCTCCCAAGCTCGGCCGCAACAAGGTCTTgcccttcatcatcttcgtcgccttcttcattgccatcgtccCCCTCTTCGCTGCTCGAGCCACTACCATCGCTCTCGCCATCGCTCCCAGGATTGtagtcttcttcttcctcatcctcctgaTCTTCAAGCTCGCGCTGAGCCTTTTGTAATTCGCTCTCCTCCACAGCATTGTCGTTCGCGGTGCCAGCAGCATTTTCCTCTGCCTTGGCTCCGTTGATATTGTAGCGCTTAGCACGTCGCGCTTCTGCGAGACTCGCGTCTTGTAGACCGTTTTTCTTGATATATGCATCAATACCGGCATAGTCAGCCTGATCAATCATGGACAGCTCGACTTCCTGCGTCGCGTTTTCACCACCATTGTGAGGCCGCACCGCgatgttgaggttgaagGTGCGCTGGAGGACTGAAGTGTATGAGACCGACTCAATGTTCTcaaaggcgaagaagattaATGGCTTCTTGAAACCAAAGAAAATGCCCGtagagaggaagaaaagataGCCTGGAAAATATGAATTAGCTCATTGACGAAGGGTCAGAATTGGGAGACCACATACCTTCTTTGCTCCCACGGAAAGCTTTGACATGATAGGCCTTCTCTGACTTTCGATGCGCCTCTGGCATAGCACTCACAAACTGCCTCTCATCCGGCCGGACGACTTTCGTATGCGATAGATTCTCATTCAATACCCGTCGGACCAAGGCCTCAGCTGTCTCTCCATCACCAGCCCCAACCTGCTGCCCATTGCCGGAGAATGCAGCCTTAGCCGGTCCATCGGAGACAGTCCATACCATAGACTCGAACGCTTGTTCGCCTTCCGGAGGCGGGTTGATGCCATCGCTGTATTGCGGGATGATACAGAAGTTGAATTGTCGTTGAGACTTCTCGGGCACAGGAAGGCACAAAACATGTCCTATTAAACGTACGGTCAAATGTCAGCACTCTCCAGCTACCAAGCACAACGCGCTCAAAACTTACGTATTCTATCCATTGGAACACCAAATTCCACTTCCTTTGACGTTTGGTTCCGCGCGCGCAGAGAACCGCGCCCAGCAGTTACCTCGAGGGTGAGCTTCTTGCGTTGCGGTATAGCAAAGGAGACATCCTGCATGGAGAATTGTAACGGCGCTTCCGCCTCAACATTGCCTGGAGACTGTGTATCGCCTGCGGCATTGCCATTCTGGAGCTTCCGTTTCTTCGCGGCAGGGGCTTCGTCGGCCTCTACGGGCTGGGTGGGTGGGATAGCGTGCCTGGCCAGCAGGCTGGAGGTATATTTAGCGATATCCTCGAAGAGAGGGACATGTTGCGGGGTATTCTCTGTTAAAGGGAAAATATTAATGTTAACTTATAATCACAGCAGCATCTCGTAACTGCAGAAGCCTGACAGAAACCAAAGATTGTGGGAGTGTGCGTACCAATCGCATCATAAACTCGTTTCTTCAAAGAAGGTTCAGCAGCGAAGGCATCTTCAATCGCAGGGATACTGGTTGAAAGGGTCTTCGTAGCAGATCGGTTGATTGTAGCAAAAGACATGACGATAAATTACAACATACAGCCCCAAATAACAAAAAGAAATAGCGAAGACGGGGCTGAACTTTTTTATGTGtcagaaaaaaaaggaagagagagagagagagagatagagagagagagagagagagagagagagagagacaaAATCAGAGTGCGGATAGATGGAATGGGAGATAAAGACCACGGGCCCTCCCCGGCGGCAGATCGCTCGAGATGACTCTCCTCTATCTCCATTGTGTTCATGCTATGGTGTTTCATTTGATAAGCCATTAGATAGCCATTGTGTTGCATTGCAACCAAATGATACTATTGCGCATTTGAGCAGACAAAAATACTTGGTATTTTATTGTCGAATTGCTCTAATTCTCTTATGCTACAGTACAATTGTATACACACAGTTGAAcccaaagaaagaaaatgtTGAATACAGTATCCCGAGTAGAACGTCATTTGGAATTTAAGCAGAAGACCCAGCTTTCTTCGCCGCATTCTGTTGCATGAAATTCGCGATGAAGCCAGCCGTCTGGTCATCCATAATGTAGTTTCCGTCGGCGTCCCGTCTGGCGCTCATTCTTTCGGCCTTCTTAGCCCGCAACATGGCGAGGAATTCACCCTTGGGCGTCATCAAAGACCTGCTTTGAAGATACTCCTTTCTGAGgtcctccatcttcttcgattCAACCCATTCGGGATCGTGCCTCGTCCGGTACTTGGAGAATGGGTTGCGGAGCTCATCGAGGACGCTAGGAGGGAACGGGGGGTTGTGCAGCGAAGGAATCCATGTCGGTGTCTCAACTTCCATACGGAGTGTGTCCCATTCCTCATCTTTCATCGTGGCGGGTTcgctgcggggccacggaATCTCTATGTTCTCACCGGCAATATATCTGGTGTGTTTCGGGGTGTCTGTGCCGTATTCTCTCTCGAGTATAGGCTCTCCTCCATAGACGTGCTCAACCAAGACGTCCCGTGTGACGCCCGTCTCCGGGTCATCGAGCGCAACCACGAGTCGGACGTCATCAAGAGAGATCGGCAGGTTTACTGAGTTGAAGGGAGTCTTGTTTCCGTACTGCTCGTTCAACCACTCGGGGAAATGCACATCGGCCTGTAGAAACCGCCGGTCTTAGTAGGTAGACATGGATCGTATGCAACCGTGAAAACGCACCATATTGAGGTCCTTAACCATCACAGTCTCGTTGTTTGGGTCCACCTTGATGACCTCGCCGATCTTGCCCTTGTCTCTGCCCTTCATGATACACACCCGGTCACCCGCAGCAATATTGATGTACTTCCTGCGCAAGTGCTTGGGTATCGTCGGAGGATTCATCGCCTGTGGGCTGAGGGAACCGAAGGTCTTTGCATCGAGACCTGCATCACGCTTTGGAGCGAGAGGCCCTCGCAACCAGTCTTCCCGGCGTCGTATTCTCTCGGCGCGGACATTGTCGAGTTCTATGCGGTTAAAGGCGAAGCGTTGTCTCAATGCATCTTTAAATTCTTCGCGCTCAGCGGCCTTGGCCGCTCGAATAGCCTTTCGCTGAGCCTGATTCCTCGCTAGGGCTGTCCTCCGGATAATTTTCTGCATCTTGAATGATGCTGTCCTAGCAATGGCCAATTGTGGATCACCAACAGTTCCTGAGATATCACTTGGGAAGGGAAAATTGCGGCTTCTGGGTGCACGTGACCGACAATGCGTGGAAGTTAGGGAGAGCCAATGGGAGTCGTCGGACATTGAACTTCCTCACAACGCGTTATCAATAATACCTAGCGAGCAGGGGGGGTTGTTTCAGTGTCTTGAAATCTAGTTCTGCTCTTATCAATCTGAAAGCTTTTGCACCAGTTAGTCAAACCCTTCGTCAGATATGACAAATTCTTGCTAGTATCGAATTTCTTATATTCTGTAACTGGTTACGACAGAGGATACCGATGAAATATATATGATGAATGTGTTCCAGATTTGCATTCAGCTCAGATTCTCCAAATGCGACTGTACGAGTGCTCTGGATGATGTCTTCTACTCCCGCCAAATCAACGTTTAACATCTTGCTCGGAAAGCATGATGATAATAACAGCTGTACGGTTGTCCAGAGTGTATAGGCTCTGCATCGAGCAATATAATGACTGCATTTCCAGTATTATAGTATCTCTTCCCAGCTCTATGGCGCATTCGTCTCGACCAAGAGCATTTTGTCAAGCCAAGCTAGCTCAATAGTAGTCAGACTCTATGCAGGGCCTTACACTCACAATCACACCAGATTGCGCCATCATTGATGGCCATTCGTCTATGACCAGGGACGACTCAAGCGAGTTCAAGTGTGCAAGGACGAGGCTTTCCACTTGGCTCGCACACCCATTGCCACATACGTGGATCGCAAGAGGGGGAGACGACAAGAGAATCCAGCCTCATGGAGACAATGTGGCATGTGAAGAGTCTGAAGAACTGAGTTCGTCTCACAGTCATTGACAATACCGCTTTGCGCAGAACAAGGTTCATGCTGGAGGGTTCACCATGGGCCTATTGCATTGGCCTATCACATGGAGCTGAACTCCTTACATCTCAAGCGGAAATGCGCACCAACCAGATATGTTCCCTTCTCGGAGTGATAAGGCTAGGAACGGTCGCGTGAAGACACGGTTTATCTTAAGCTGAGTGTATACTAATCAGCGTGGACAGCACCTGTTCGATATAAACTGTTTGCAATTAAAAAACCAAGCGCTGTAGACAGTCACGTAGCATTCGGCCTTGATCCATTCCAAGCAGAACGGTCActcatctccatgatccgAAATACAGCCTGTGGAGGAGCAACCCCATTCCATCACTGGCATAATGAGGCAAAGGCCTGGAGAGGCTTCTGACAAACCAGAGGCCACTGAAGCTCTGACGTGTAATGCGCATGGTTTTAAGCCAAAGCATGACCACATATGTAGCGATAAATGTTACTTAACAGATCGCTAAGCATGAGCGGATCGTCTTTTGGACCAAGCATCTGCTGTTGCTCGGAAACAGCATTGATTCACAAATCCTATCACGGTTCCCCAAAAAAAGGATGTCAGATGCAGCACTTCTGTTCGTCCTTTTGTCTGTGGCTTTGCATTCTATTG contains:
- the rtt106 gene encoding putative negative regulator of DNA transposition (Rtt106), coding for MSFATINRSATKTLSTSIPAIEDAFAAEPSLKKRVYDAIENTPQHVPLFEDIAKYTSSLLARHAIPPTQPVEADEAPAAKKRKLQNGNAAGDTQSPGNVEAEAPLQFSMQDVSFAIPQRKKLTLEVTAGRGSLRARNQTSKEVEFGVPMDRIRHVLCLPVPEKSQRQFNFCIIPQYSDGINPPPEGEQAFESMVWTVSDGPAKAAFSGNGQQVGAGDGETAEALVRRVLNENLSHTKVVRPDERQFVSAMPEAHRKSEKAYHVKAFRGSKEGYLFFLSTGIFFGFKKPLIFFAFENIESVSYTSVLQRTFNLNIAVRPHNGGENATQEVELSMIDQADYAGIDAYIKKNGLQDASLAEARRAKRYNINGAKAEENAAGTANDNAVEESELQKAQRELEDQEDEEEEDYNPGSDGESDGSGSSSEEGDDGNEEGDEDDEGQDLVAAELGSEAEDIAEDEL
- a CDS encoding mitochondrial 54S ribosomal protein uL24m; its protein translation is MQKIIRRTALARNQAQRKAIRAAKAAEREEFKDALRQRFAFNRIELDNVRAERIRRREDWLRGPLAPKRDAGLDAKTFGSLSPQAMNPPTIPKHLRRKYINIAAGDRVCIMKGRDKGKIGEVIKVDPNNETVMVKDLNMADVHFPEWLNEQYGNKTPFNSVNLPISLDDVRLVVALDDPETGVTRDVLVEHVYGGEPILEREYGTDTPKHTRYIAGENIEIPWPRSEPATMKDEEWDTLRMEVETPTWIPSLHNPPFPPSVLDELRNPFSKYRTRHDPEWVESKKMEDLRKEYLQSRSLMTPKGEFLAMLRAKKAERMSARRDADGNYIMDDQTAGFIANFMQQNAAKKAGSSA